The DNA sequence CCGCCACGGGCCAGCGCCCCAAGCTGTTCCGCACCGCGGGTGGCCTGATCAACGATCAGGTGCTGGCCGAAGCCAAGAAGCAGGGCCTGGCCGATATCAACTGGGATGTCATCCCGTTCGACTGGGCCAACGACGCGAACACCGATGCCAGCCGGGCCATCCTGATGTCACAGATCAAGCCGGGATCCGTGGTGCTTTTCCACGACACCTATTCGAGCACAGTGGATCTAGTCGAGCAGTTCCTCCCGGTGCTTCGGGCCAACGGTTACCACGCGGTGACCGTCACGACGTTGCTTGGTCCGCGTGAGCCCGGCAGCAGTTATGGAAGCCGGGATAACGGTCCGCCTGTGAACCTCCTGAAAGACATTCCGGCGTCGGAGATTCCGCCGCTGCCGAACACTCCGTCGCCGCTGCCCGCGACCAATATCCCCATTACCGACCTGCCCAATCAGGGTGCGGGTGGGCCGGCCGTCGGGCAATAGGGGTGCGTCTCGTCGCTTTGGCGTTGATCACGGCACTACTTGTCGGACCCGCCAGCGTCGTGCTTCCCGCCCCGCAGCGCTATTCGGCGACGATCAGCCGAGACGAACGTGGTGTCCCGCATATCAGCGCCGATGATTGGGGCTCACTGGGTTACGGCACCGGGTACGCGTTCGGTGAGGATCGTGCCTGCACCCTGATCGATCAGATTGTGAAGGTGCGCGGTGAGCGCAGCAAGTGGCTCGGGCCGGGCCCCAACAATCGGAACGTCGATATGGACTTCGGTTACCGGCACCTGAAACTGTGGGAGAACGCGCCCAAACGCTGGGCCGACCAGCCGGTCAGAGTGCGCGAATTGGTCGACGGATACGTCGCAGGGTTCAACGAGTCGTTGTCGGTCAACGGTGTGAACGGCGGCTGGTGCGATGGAGCCGGCTGGGTGGGGCCGATCACCGCGCAGGACCTGTACGCGCATTTCTCCGATGTCGTGATGACGGTGTCCAGCATCTCCATGATCACCGAAATCGGCAGGGCACAACCACCTTCAGGTGCATCGGCACCTCGACCGGGTGCCTTGCCCGCGCCGCCGCGGATGGGTAGTAACGGGTGGGCCCTGGGTTCGGAACGCTCCAGCACCGGCGGTGGCCTGCTGTTGGCCAACCCGCACTATCCGTGGACGGGCGAGAACCGTCTCTGGGAGGCGCACCAGAGCATTCCCGGACAGCTCAACGTCTACGGTGTCGGATTGTCCGGAATGCCTTTGGTGCAACTCGGATTCACCGATGCGGTGGCCTGGACGGCCACTGTCGCAGCCGGACGCCGCTTCGCGCTGTATCGCTACGACCTGGATCCCTCAGACCCCACCGCGTATTACGTCGACGGCCGGCGTCAGGTGATGACGCCCGACCCCATCACCATCGACGTGGCCGG is a window from the Mycobacteroides salmoniphilum genome containing:
- a CDS encoding polysaccharide deacetylase family protein, with the protein product MLSKRDVFRWTMVAAAVGSLIAAAIVVTDKQRALDEPVDCQREKCVALTFDDGPSPFTERLLEILRANGAHSTFFEIGNKVQRDPAGAKRVVDAGMELGSHTWEHPNMTTIPPEAIAGQLSKASDAIEAATGQRPKLFRTAGGLINDQVLAEAKKQGLADINWDVIPFDWANDANTDASRAILMSQIKPGSVVLFHDTYSSTVDLVEQFLPVLRANGYHAVTVTTLLGPREPGSSYGSRDNGPPVNLLKDIPASEIPPLPNTPSPLPATNIPITDLPNQGAGGPAVGQ